From the Rattus norvegicus strain BN/NHsdMcwi chromosome 15, GRCr8, whole genome shotgun sequence genome, the window GATGTCCTTGGtttgctctctgcctccttttgGCTTCTCTGGCACTGTTTTCTCATTTCCAGCTCTCTTTCTGGACCGTAGGAGAGCGGCTTGTAAATGCTCGGACACTGTGAGATGGACTGGAAGATGCCTGGCTCACTGGTTCCTCCCTCACCTTCACAGATGTGCGGAGGCAGCTTGGAGCAGAGCTTGCTGcagccccttccctcccctcccctcccccccatcaTGGGTTTTCACTGATGGGCCTGAGTATGTCAGCCTCCAGAGGTCCCTGCTCTCAAGGTAAAGTGGGAGGGCCGTAGAGGACTGGGAAAGAAGCCACGCCTACAGACTGCTGTTAGCCTTTGCTTATGCTTCAGGGTCTGTGATTTATCCTAGAAAAACACTGTTTGAAGCCAGAAGTGACCTAGAggagtggttcccaaccttcccaaGGACCCTTCCATACACTTCCTCCTATCCTGGTGACCtccaaccagaaaattatttctgttgctacctcctaactgtaattttgttactgttatgaattgttgCACagatatttttggagacagaggtttgTCAAAGgagtcgtgacccacaggttgagaaccgcttcTCTAGCGGCTTACCCAGGCCTGAGATAACTCTCTGATCTCTGGGCTGGGCCCTTTCTGTTCTTTAAGAAcatagtaggggttggggatttagctcagtggtagagcgcttgcctaggaagcgcaaggccctgggttcagtccccagctccgaaggaaaaaaaaaaaaagtttctgaatTAACTAGGCCAGAAGAGCTGATCCATTCTGATCAGGGAGAGTGGAAAGGGAACAGGAGAgtgtggggtttgtttgtttggtttgttttcagttttttgtctttgtctttgtttttgttttttgagagtgggagagaggagcagagaggccATCTGCAAAGTTGCAAGGGTGGGGCTGACAGAGGTAGGCCCAGTGGGTATCTAAGACAGTGTCTGACAGGGCAAGTCTGTAGAAAGAATGTCAGATGGTTGCCACTGTGTGTCACAGGGGAGGTGACCTTGCCCAAGGGCAGTGCCTCTTGGTGGAGAGAAACCAGAGCAGAGGTTTAGGCCTGTGCAAAGGGCCGTGCTGGGCCCCTTGTTTCTGAGATTAGTCTTAGCTGCCAAGAGCAACTTTGTGGGGGTGTCATGAAACAAAGCAAAGGCCCTTTTGTGGTGCTGGTTCCTATAATAGCCATGGCTGGGCTCCAGGAGGTGCTGCCATAGCCTGTCCCCAGTCTTGTTCGGAGGTGTTCCTGTGCCACAGCAACCACTGATGGCTGGAACTGGCTCGTCAGCCCCGCCTCAGCCTCGGTTGCCTGTGTTTGCCCAGCTCTGCTGTAAGAAGGCTGAGGGCAGGGGAAGAGTGGGTGCGAAGTTGGCACACGTGTGTTAGGGAGGGACACAAAGGGCCGAAGCCCGGAAAACCAATCTGGAGCCATAACTGGAAACAGTGATGTTCCGGGGAGGGAGGCGAGAAGGTGGAACGGGGGAGCCAGGACTGGCTAAAAGTGGGGATGGAGGGCACCAGGCGTGGAAAGACTTGTGGGAAGTAACAGAGGAAGTGTGTCGAGGAAGAGAAGTGGGTTCGGGAACTCAGGGTGGGGTGAGGAACCGACGGGGGTTGAGCAGATAAGGGTGACAGGACAGTGGCTGTCCTCAGCCACATAGCAGAGGGGGTGGCACAGCTCTTGGGAAAGCTTGGGAAAGGCTCTCGAAGGCCATTCCTGTGAGATAACAATGCACTTCAAATCCTTCCCTAATCTCCCTCCTATTATTAGCGCTGAGTCCTCTCAACTGAGAGGCCACAGGCCCCTGGGCTCTGTCCTTTCCCCAGTGCCCTTGGCTAGGATTAGACAGCCGTGCCTATGTGACCAGCTGCTAAGCAAGGTCGTTCTGGCTTCTGGGTGGTGTCACTAGAGGAGCGTGTGGAAAGATGGAGGGAAGGGGTTGGAAGGTCACTgaacacccctacacacacacacatacacacacacacacatacacatacacatacatacacacacacacatacacatacacacacacatacacatacacacacacacatacacatacatacacacacgcatacacacacacatacacatacacacacacatacacacacacacatacacatacacacacatacacatacatacacacacatacacacacacacatacacatacacacacacatacacatacacacacacatacacacacatacacacacatacacatacacacacacatacacatacacatacacatacacacacacatacacacacacacatacacatacacacacatacacatacatacacacacatacacacacacacatacacatacacacacacatacacatacacacacacatacacacacatacacacacatacacatacacacacatacacatacacacacatacacatacacatacacacacacatacatacacacacacatacatacacacacacatacacacacatacatacacacacatacacacacacatacacatacacacacatacacatacacacacacatacacacacacacatacacacacacatacacacacacatacacatacacacacacatacacatacatacacacacacatacacacacatacacacacacatacacatacatacacacacatacacacacacatacacacacatacacatacacacacacatacacacacatacacacacacacatacatacacacacacatacacatacacacacacatacatacacacacatacacacacacatacatacacacacatacacacacacatacacatacacacacatacacatacacacacacatacacacacacacacatacacacacatacacacacacatacacatacacacacacatacacatacatacacacacacatacacacacatacacacacatacacatacatacacacacatacacacacatacacacacatacacatacacacacatacacatacacacacatacacacacatacatacacacacatacacatacacacacacatacacacacacatacacacacatacatgcacacacatacatacacacacacatacacacacatacatatacacacacatacacacacacatacacatacacacacatacacatacacacacataaacacacacatacatacacacatacacatacacacacatacacatatatacacacacacacatacatacacacacacacacacacacacacacacacacacacacactgtggacaTGGAACACCCCCTAATATGAAGAGGGTTAGAATCCAAGACCTGTACTGAGTTCCCatatcaggaaataaacacaTCTTCAATGTAACAGTTTTGGGTGGCAGCATGAGCCCAGAGACAGAAAAGCAGGAGCAGCCATGCTGGAGGGTGGGGCAGAGGTCGAGGGGCTCCTGGCAGGTGAGCTTACTGAGGAATCCTCAGAGGCCTGGACTTCCAGGTCCCACATTCCCAGCTGCTGCCAGTGCTGTGAGCATTCTAGAGGGAAAGAAAGACCCAGAACAGTGGCTTCTGTGTCAAGTGTTGTGATCCCATGAGCTCAGACAAGGAACCGTAGGCTCCATGTTTTCTGGGGAGGCCAGGGATTTGCAGAGTTTCACTGGAATCTACCATTGTCTTTTTGGCCCCTTTTCTCCTTCTGTGTTTTCCCTGTGGCCTCCCTCTTGTCTTTAGCCCCCTTAAGTGTTGCTTACtgttttcaggattttttttaataatagacAAAAGCTATTGCATGTGTGTTATCTTTTGCCTCTGACGaatcttaagaaaataaatggatgATGAATTAGGTACCCAAGGCAGCGAGCAGTTGCTGTTCCTGTGACACTGCATGCCACTGAGGGGACATAGATGGGATTCTCCGGATCTTACTCAGGCAGAGCGTGGCAGAGACGGCCCAGCTTGCTTTGCAtctcctctgtgtctctcccttgaatctctttctttctcttcctccctcctcccttcccccccattGTTCCTTTTCCTCAAAACACAGAAGCAATACTCATTTTAAAGATGAATGGATTTCTACAGGGCAAGAGAGGTAAAGTCCTTCCGCAGTGCCACCTCTGTGCAGAAGGGGTCGTGGTTAACAAAGTCTCCGTCTGAACCTGATTGCTCATTGGCTTGTTTCGAGGTGGGGTCTCATTGGATtacccaggctggtctcgaattCCTGGCTTAAGAGATCGTCTTGGAtcagcctccagagtagctgGCGCTACAGACATGTGTggctcccccacccccgtgtAGGACAGGAGATGATTTTTAACAAgaataaacaaaagtaaaaggtGTTTATAATTTTTTGGAGGGGCTTCTCATGTCACAACGATCCTAGAATACTCTCTTCAAGTCACCTTGGAATGAGCAGCTGTCAGAGATCCAAAGGTACCAGGACAATCAGTTCTCAAAAAAGAATCAACCAGCTACATGGCATGGCACACACCTGGAACGcctgcactcgggaggcagaagcaggaggaccagaggTTCAGAGGCTGTACAGAGGTTCTCTGCTGTACAGTGAGCTTAGGGCCAGTCTGATCAATTTGGAATCCTATTTAAAACCAAGCCAACGAGGGCCTGTGAGACAGCTCATCAGGTAAGGGTGCTTGCAGACAAGCATGGGTTTGATTCCTGGGCCCCACAGGGTAGGAGAGAAGGTGCAGGATGCCCACATGTGAagacacatgtgctgtggcaccCCTCACCACGCGAATACCtgaacacacaaataaatcaaccAATGttattgaaacaaacaaaagaataaagcaaTGTGGGTGCAGAGTGAAAACAATTTGGGCTGCATTccaagacctgtctcaaaaacaaaaacaaacaaacaaaaccctccacaaagacacaaaatacatttttaaaagagaatcaaCCAGGCCAAAAAGGGTTAAGAGGATGCTGGCCATACccacttcttttctcttttctgtttttgtttttctccagacagggttactctgtgtagctctgggtgtcctggagtttgctctgtagaccaggctagtctcgaaTTCAGGGCTCTACCTgcttttgcttctgcctccctagtgctgggattaaagaaggaCTATCACAGCCAATGTCTGAGCCCTAGTTTTGTTTCCCTTGCAAGATACCTTATACCTTTTCTTGCCTAGTTTTTCTGACTCCTGTTTACTTCTCTGGCATTTCTAAGCCCCAGCCCAGAACCTGGGACACCCTGATTTCTACTAGAATGAGGCAGAATGTTTTAATGCCTAAGAGAAGAGGCTTCAAATATTAAAAGTCCCAGCTGTACTATGTGAGTGGGTGAGTTACTTGGACTCAGAGAAAAGTAGTCTCAGAGCCCAGCCCAGACTGTAGCATCGACACCATCAACCCGCAGAAGCGCGTTACACTATGTACAGTGCTCTGATGGTTGAAGTGCCAGGCACGGTGGCGCGGGAGATGTCCTGAGTGCTCGGGGATCAGAAAGCAAGGACTAGAGATCAAGAGAGGAAACTACACAAAAACCTTAAAAGTGAGGGAAGGGGTGACCagcggtggtggcacacgcctttaatctcagcacttggaaggcagaggcaggcagatggggTGTTCAATGCCTCAAAAGCATGAAGACTGAAACTTGAATCCCCAGATCCCATGTGTAAACACAAGTGGGTATGGTGGCCCAGGTTACTCCAGTGTttgaaaggccaggacacaggaTTTCTGGAGCAAGCTGCCTGTCTGTATTGAGACCCTGCAAGTGAGCTCCGGGCTCAgttaggagaccctgtctcaatgagCACAGAGGAGGGCAATGAAGGAATAttccagaggtcaacctcaggcctccacaaACCTCAGGTCTccgcacatgcattcacacaagcacacatgcacacatacacacaggagaaAAAAGTATTAAAGTACTAAGAAAAAGGGTTCTGGAAACTCTGACTTTTATCAAGACACAGAAAGAGATCAAGGGAATCGAGAAACCCTACCCTCCAATATATACTATTTATAAGGAACTCATTTTAAAAGGGGGCACTGGAGCAATGGCTCGGTGATTGCAACcgttggctgctcttgcagaggacctagcaccCACCTAGCTCCagatgggggctcacaaccatctataactccagttcccggcaatccgatgccctcttctggcctccaaggacactgactgtacatggtgcacagacagacatgcagacaaaatacctacacatgcaaaataaatatgtaaataaactttaaaacaaataagaaaacaaaaacacagacacaaatatattCACAATTAAAGACGGGTGGGATGGCACATGCCAATACTCCCggtactcaggaggtagaaacaggagggaAAAGATCCAGAACTCAAGATCAGCTTaggcagggggaaaaaaagtaacAGGGTAAAGAAAAATAGACCATACCAACCAATACTGATCCAAAGAGGGACGAAGTAATCATACTGATCTTAGATTACAAGGAccttaaagaaaggaaaatgatcaGGGGTTGAGTGTGGCATTAAGTAGTAAGGGGGTCAATTCTCCCAGAAGACTTCTGCTGTTGGCACTGAAGTCCCAGGGAAAAGCTTTGCCTATGTTAAAGACTCTATTAGGCTGATTAACTGATGAGAATTTCGGGGTTTGGGAAGAATTTGGAATTTGCAGATAAAGAGCCAACTTAGCATGATTAGCCCTATTAATAACCATTTATAGCCCCCTCTGTGTCTGGCCTGGCACCCTGGTGACTATTAGGTGACATCCTTGTGGAATATACAGTTTCCACCAACCCAGAGGCAAGAACATTCCATAGCGACTATGACTCAAGCAGAGGCTTCTTTGCTGGTCACCGCCTCCGGGATGGTCACCGATGTATTTAAGAGTGCCTTGATTTGTGATTTCCTTTCGTTCCGTTACTGGAACAATTTCAACTGTTGCCATGTTGAAAGCCAGTACTGGGGCAACTGAATCCGTGTGCTCAGGCCGCAGCCACCCATAGGTGGTTCCAGATTAAACCATCTCTCTTGCTCCTTTCGAAATGAGAGGTGTGTCCTTGTATCAACACCTAAGGAGAAAGGCTCAGACTGTTGAAAGCAAAAGTTACAGAAGGGCAAGGAGACCTAGATAAATCGACTATCATGGTTGAAGACTTCAACTCCCCTCTACTAAATGATCTCAGAGGCAGGGTCATCAAGAGCATAATTGAACCGAACAGTAATCAATCGATTGGACCTAAATGACATGTAAAAATTTCTCTATCCATATGACAACATACACATTTGACTCAAACTCAGGAAGAACATGCATCAAGACGATATAAACGCACCTGACCATCAAAAAGAAAAGGGGTCGTGGGTGACTGCTTTGCAGCACAGAGGACTGAATGGGGAATTAACAGCAGCAAGATTCCTGGAAGTTTTCAGAATATTTGACAATTAAATAGAATGTCTCTAAATAATATGCAGGTTAAAGAATAAGCCTCAAGACAAGTAATTTGAGCTGGCATGTTGTGGGATTGTATGCCTATATACTCAGGAGACTGAGTTTACAGAATCAagggctcaaggccagcctgggctatgatgctaccatgtctcaaacaataaGACAAACATAACCAGGAAACTATTTCAGTTACGGAAATTCTATCAGAAAGTTATAAGAAGACTAAAAAGTGactttaaggggctggggatttagctcagtggtagagcgcttgcctaggaagcgcaaggccctgggttcggtccccagctccggaaaaaaagaaaaaagaaaaaaaaaaagtgactttaaaaaaaaatcaaaaactgaagccaggtgtggtgccacacgcctttagtcccatcattcaggaagtagaggcagacggatctctgtgagttcaaggcctgcctggtctacttagtgagtttcaGGGATACatttgagatcctgtctcaaaaaaaaaaaaaaaaaaaaaaagaggaggagcaggaggaagaagagaaggaggagcaggaggagcaggagaagggggaggaggggaggatgaggaccaggaggaggagcaggaggaggaggagaagggggaggaggaggagcaggaggagaaggagcaggaggaggagaagggggaggaggggaggatgaggaccaggaggagaaggagcaggaggaagaagagaaggaggagcaggaggagcaggagaagggggaggaggggaggatgaggaccaggaggagaaggagcaggaggaggaggagaagggggaggaggaggagcaggaggagaaggagcaggaggaggagaagggggaggaggaggagcaggaggagaaggagcaggaggaggagaagggggaggaggggaggatgaggagaaggagcaggaggaggagaagggggaggaggggaggatgaggaccaggaggagaaggagcaggaggaggaggagaagggggaggaggggaggatgaggaccaggaggagaaggagcaggaggaggaggagaagggggaggaggaggagcaggaggagaaggagcaggaggaggagaagggggaggaggaggagcaggaggaggagcagcaggaggagcaggagaagggggaggaggaggagctggaggagaaggaggaggaggagcagcaggagcagcaggaggagcaggagcagcaggaatgACAAAGGAAGAAtctgggctgaggagatggctcagcagttagcatGCTTTAGTCTtacacccacaaggcagctcacgactgttcataactccagtcccagtgcatctggtgccctcttctggccgcctCGGGGATCAGGCAAAGATGTGCTACACAGATAAACaagcacataacacacacacacacacacacacacacacacacattttaaaaaagatcttCAGTTTAAGCCATCAAATAGTCACTATAAAATCTAGGACTTTTTAACAATGTCAGAGTTCAACTGATTCAAAATTTCAAAACTTGGATGGATTTTTCTTTAGCTTTAGAGATTTAAGATAATACCTAATTAATGCTGTTCTGGGCTTTGTCCTGCTCCCAAATTCATAAGGAAATGCTTTTAATTGAAGGCTTCTCTACCATG encodes:
- the LOC120096984 gene encoding LIM domain-containing protein A-like codes for the protein MEGRGWKVTEHPYTHTHTHTHTYTYTYIHTHTYTYTHTYTYTHTHTHTYTHAYTHTYTYTHTYTHTHTHTHTYTYIHTHTHTHIHIHTHIHIHTHIHTHTHTYTYTHTYTYTYTYTHTYTHTHTHTHTYTYIHTHTHTHIHIHTHIHIHTHIHTHTHTYTYTHIHIHTHTHTHTHTHTYTHTYIHTHIHTHTYTHIHTHIHIHTHTHTHTHTHTHIHTHIHTHIHIHTHIHIHTHTHTHTYTHTYTYIHTHTHTHTHTYTYTHTYTHIHTHTYIHTHIHIHTHIHTHTYTHTYIHTHTHTHTHTHTYTYTHTYTHTHIHTHTHTHTHTHTHTHTYTHTYTHIHTHTHTYTHIHTHTHTYTYTHIHIHTHTHTYIHTHTHTHTHTHTHTHTYMHTHTYTHTYTHIHIHTHTHTHTHTHTYTYTHINTHIHTHIHIHTHTHIYTHTHTYTHTHTHTHTHTHTVDMEHPLI